gtgggcaagaatcaagatgtcgatcccgatgttcagagagtttatactgaatgtgtaagtataatactgtgtctttaattaaattaaatgttttttaatatataaatgattttttatctccactaataattattgaaatgtaaatgaattacaggagaccttgtcgcaatcggtatccaccggtgaggggagcgtacttagtagagcactagatgctcctgagtatcccggtcgggtgaggggtaagggtcatggtgtgactccaacctctttttacaagagtcctaggagaagatcaaatcttaccaatgaagaagtgttgcaaaagttgcaggaattaattgcaagcacaagtctctgaattgcaaagagataaagatatgtatatgagagaaaagtgcaacacttcatcggtgaaagaaactagtgataaggctagtatcaactgtcaaaggaaatttcccgaggtaattataaatttttttccttacaaattgttctattttattaatgataatgactttatatttactattggtttagggcatttcatcttgccaactatacttatcgtcaccgaattatcgactagttggcaagggaaaagtgcacaacactttgcgagatttacttcaccatagaccgctcctggatggacacctgaaagtatcggtggatgttgtattacatcatgatgcgatgctaccggtacctgacatggtctcagagacgacattgttgcgagatgcaataggatcatttgttgcatggccctcggagctcattaccattagtgatgaggtatattgaaaacgattatgaatcatttagttttcgaatgtcaattttaaaccgtttattaattattttttacattttaattttagactgctcctataaaacccgcaattaagggtaaagggattttacaggaggaggagtctgttgcatcactaaaagaggtacatttaaagtgttaatatataaatctgaatctaaatctgcatgattttttattttacctaacttatatgatttttaggcatccgctcgggagtcacaacaagtgacgcagcaagttcgtagcgtaccacccactggtcctccgaagcaagcggcaaaaaaaggcgttgcttttgtgcctcgataccggacgacgctcgcaacaatggttgatatgtccgatttgaaggatggtgctttacgtgaaatcaatatggatgaaagtgtcttcggtattgaattcaagtcacatattgcaattgatgacttggaagagatttttacgcatgaacaactaggcgtcggtaatatgcactcatacatccggtaatattcactcatctgatatattatttaattagtcccacaatataatttatttacacatttcaataaaaataatctaatgtttattatgtttttatttaaggttgttgtatgacagagtgttgcgcgggactgcattgtctaacagattccgtttcgtgtcttccgcccattgcagcggaatggcaattgcttcggaaccggaatcagttagacatctcttagtcgatagattcatgtccaccggcaattcagaaagtctgcatctttgggcgtataatacccgaccagtagggttagtttctcattcttggttcatctaatctctgtttcttttgtgtatagcaaaatttttatataacctattgttttaatttatagagcacactggttgttgcttgctatcaaccctataagagaagtcgtgtattatctgaattcggtaaatggtgactggaccaattatccggctatgaaggaaatcgttgatttgtaagtgggatcgttctaaatattcgtgtatatttatatatttacttatttgtgggattgatctaaacatatgcttttatatatttgttaattagatcaatacaagtgttccgaagtcaacgagacgcacaggtatcccggactaaatcaaacaacattacttggatcaaagtgcaggtacattatttttcacaattttgcttataatatttatgctacttgataaaacaagacaactataaaatcttatttgtttttctatgtagtgtccgcaacagcgaaacagttcagattgcggatactttgttttgaggtttatgaaagaaatccttcaggcgaatcaattagagattccgctcatggtatgaatttataacttaagataatttcatatagtttattacatttaactaaatatatcattcatattatgtttttgttttgtagtaccttgacgaattccgtgttgctgggtacccgagacttaa
The Vicia villosa cultivar HV-30 ecotype Madison, WI linkage group LG6, Vvil1.0, whole genome shotgun sequence genome window above contains:
- the LOC131612621 gene encoding uncharacterized protein LOC131612621, with amino-acid sequence MLPVPDMVSETTLLRDAIGSFVAWPSELITISDETAPIKPAIKGKGILQEEESVASLKEASARESQQVTQQVRSVPPTGPPKQAAKKGVAFVPRYRTTLATMVDMSDLKDGALREINMDESVFGIEFKSHIAIDDLEEIFTHEQLGVGNMHSYIRLLYDRVLRGTALSNRFRFVSSAHCSGMAIASEPESVRHLLVDRFMSTGNSESLHLWAYNTRPVGAHWLLLAINPIREVVYYLNSVNGDWTNYPAMKEIVDL